A genomic region of Streptosporangium lutulentum contains the following coding sequences:
- a CDS encoding ABC transporter permease, whose product MAVDQAPPADTHAQHLAGLDALELGGGERHRVTSQIWGRLWPIALAVGLVLLIWQAVVWSGRWPEYVLAGPVETFGVLRERLTTAEYWEAIGVTMRRAVTGFAISVLIGLVVGALVSRIKVLRAAFGSLITGLQTMPSIAWFPLAILLFGLTESAITFVVILGATPSIANGLIAGVDYTPPILLRAGHVLGFRRIQLYRHVILPASLPSFLAGLKQGWAFAWRSLMAGEIVVIIAHQSSLGERLFFDRELADSAGLLSTMIVILVIGIGVDLLFETADNSLRRRWGLAQVRN is encoded by the coding sequence ATGGCCGTTGACCAGGCGCCCCCCGCCGACACCCATGCCCAGCACCTCGCCGGACTCGACGCGCTGGAGCTCGGCGGCGGCGAGCGTCACAGGGTCACCTCCCAGATCTGGGGCCGGCTGTGGCCGATAGCCCTGGCGGTCGGCCTGGTCCTGCTGATCTGGCAGGCCGTGGTGTGGTCCGGCCGCTGGCCGGAGTACGTCCTCGCCGGGCCCGTCGAGACCTTCGGGGTGCTCCGCGAGCGCCTGACCACGGCCGAGTACTGGGAGGCCATCGGCGTCACGATGCGCCGCGCGGTGACCGGTTTCGCGATCTCGGTGCTGATCGGGCTGGTCGTCGGCGCCCTGGTGTCACGGATCAAGGTGCTCAGGGCGGCCTTCGGCTCGCTGATCACCGGTCTGCAGACCATGCCGTCGATCGCCTGGTTCCCGCTGGCCATCCTGCTGTTCGGCCTGACCGAGAGCGCGATCACGTTCGTGGTGATCCTGGGCGCGACGCCGTCCATCGCCAACGGGCTGATCGCCGGGGTCGACTACACCCCGCCGATCCTGCTGCGCGCGGGACACGTGCTCGGATTCCGCCGCATCCAGCTCTACCGCCACGTGATCCTGCCGGCGTCGCTGCCGTCGTTCCTGGCCGGGCTCAAACAGGGCTGGGCCTTCGCCTGGCGCTCGCTGATGGCCGGCGAGATCGTCGTCATCATCGCCCACCAGTCCTCCCTGGGCGAGCGGCTGTTCTTCGACCGCGAGCTCGCCGACTCCGCGGGCCTGCTCTCCACGATGATCGTGATCCTGGTCATCGGGATCGGGGTGGACCTGCTGTTCGAGACGGCCGACAACTCGCTGCGCCGTCGCTGGGGCCTCGCGCAGGTGCGCAACTGA
- a CDS encoding ABC transporter ATP-binding protein has product MTAPLRERADSRIEGEEPTVRLDGVSKIYGQGKNSLLALDNVSLSVHPGEFVCLLGASGCGKSTLLSLVAGLDAPTAGRIDTEGHKIAMMFQEPALFPWLTVSANVEMALRVQGVAKRERQSRAAEFLEIVHLNGFGAKRPHELSGGMRQRVSLARALAQDADVLLMDEPFGALDAMTRDLLHDELERIWRERSLSVLFVTHNVREAVRLGDRVVLLSSRPGQVVEDFPIRLDRPRRTDSTEVAELATTITNRLRQEVLRHGR; this is encoded by the coding sequence GTGACAGCTCCGCTCAGGGAGCGGGCGGACAGCCGGATCGAGGGCGAGGAGCCCACGGTCCGGCTGGACGGCGTTTCCAAGATCTACGGCCAGGGCAAAAACAGCCTGCTGGCCCTCGACAACGTCTCCCTCTCCGTCCATCCGGGCGAGTTCGTCTGCCTGCTCGGCGCCTCCGGCTGCGGCAAGAGCACGCTGCTCTCGCTGGTCGCCGGGCTCGACGCGCCCACCGCCGGCCGGATCGACACCGAGGGCCACAAGATCGCCATGATGTTCCAGGAGCCGGCGCTGTTCCCCTGGCTCACCGTCTCCGCCAACGTCGAGATGGCGCTGCGGGTGCAGGGCGTGGCCAAGCGCGAGCGCCAGTCCAGGGCGGCGGAGTTCCTGGAGATCGTCCACCTGAACGGGTTCGGCGCCAAGCGCCCGCACGAGCTGTCCGGCGGCATGCGCCAGCGGGTCTCCCTGGCCCGCGCGCTGGCCCAGGACGCGGACGTGCTCCTGATGGACGAGCCCTTCGGCGCGCTCGACGCGATGACCCGCGACCTGCTCCACGACGAGCTGGAGCGGATCTGGCGGGAGCGCAGCCTCAGCGTGCTGTTCGTCACCCACAACGTCCGCGAGGCTGTACGGCTCGGCGACCGGGTGGTCCTGCTCAGCAGCCGCCCCGGCCAGGTCGTCGAGGACTTCCCGATCAGACTCGACCGGCCCCGCCGTACCGACTCCACCGAGGTGGCGGAGCTCGCCACGACGATCACGAACCGGCTTCGACAGGAGGTCCTCCGCCATGGCCGTTGA